From a region of the Candidatus Zixiibacteriota bacterium genome:
- a CDS encoding SLC13 family permease has translation MMALGLVLFFAVYLSPAWPNAVDPEGKEFVLSPEAKAALGLFLLAATWWVFEVVPIGITSIVIGVVQAMFLIRPAQKAFTDFMVPSVWFIIGSIVIGMAFTRTGLTKRMAYSMLMLVGERTSMIYLGCFIMTAGLTLIMAHTAVAAAVYPLLMAVYALYERGSTPTKFGKGLFIGMAFVAGAGSVITLLGAARGAVAIGFFNDIVGREISFFELSYYMAPIGIVMVFILWGLMMVLFKPERSRIDGLRHRVKSLSENLGKISRTEIVTLATVVIVILMLSFRKFIPGLENVEKSAIILLSTIVFFATRILKIDDLENIPWNIILLFGGAMSIGFCLWETGAAEWLAIIWLGLLKNAGWLLFILGVSLFVLIMTNFIMNVAAIAISLPVALVIAPYLNVAPEVILFSSLTVAGMPFLLLVGAAPNAIAYESRQFTSGEFLRAGLPASAILMVVLAIFVRFIWPWMGMPVTM, from the coding sequence ATGATGGCTCTCGGTCTGGTTCTGTTTTTTGCCGTTTATCTGTCGCCGGCCTGGCCGAACGCCGTTGATCCCGAGGGTAAAGAATTCGTCCTTTCACCGGAAGCTAAAGCCGCTCTCGGACTGTTTCTTTTGGCCGCCACCTGGTGGGTGTTCGAGGTTGTCCCTATCGGTATCACCTCGATCGTTATCGGAGTCGTTCAGGCCATGTTCCTGATTCGCCCGGCTCAGAAGGCTTTCACTGATTTTATGGTTCCTTCGGTCTGGTTCATTATCGGATCGATCGTCATCGGGATGGCTTTCACACGTACCGGTCTGACCAAACGGATGGCATATTCCATGCTCATGCTGGTAGGTGAACGGACTTCGATGATTTACCTTGGCTGCTTCATCATGACTGCCGGCCTGACCCTGATCATGGCTCATACTGCTGTAGCCGCGGCAGTTTATCCTTTGCTCATGGCTGTCTATGCCCTTTACGAACGCGGCAGTACCCCGACGAAATTCGGCAAAGGCTTGTTTATCGGCATGGCCTTCGTTGCCGGAGCAGGCAGCGTTATCACTCTCCTGGGAGCAGCTCGCGGAGCTGTGGCTATCGGCTTCTTCAACGACATTGTCGGTCGTGAGATATCATTCTTCGAGCTTTCGTACTACATGGCTCCAATCGGTATTGTCATGGTATTCATCCTCTGGGGATTGATGATGGTCCTGTTCAAACCGGAGCGAAGCAGGATCGACGGCTTGAGACATCGGGTCAAATCACTCAGCGAAAATCTGGGGAAGATCAGTCGAACTGAAATCGTTACTCTCGCAACTGTCGTTATCGTTATCCTGATGCTTAGTTTTCGGAAGTTCATTCCAGGTCTGGAGAACGTTGAAAAAAGCGCCATCATTCTGTTGAGTACGATCGTATTCTTCGCAACTCGTATCCTGAAAATCGACGACCTCGAAAACATCCCGTGGAATATCATTCTGCTGTTTGGCGGCGCCATGTCGATCGGTTTCTGCCTCTGGGAAACCGGGGCGGCCGAATGGCTCGCTATTATCTGGCTCGGTTTACTCAAGAACGCCGGGTGGCTGCTGTTTATTCTCGGAGTATCGCTGTTCGTTCTGATCATGACCAACTTCATCATGAACGTGGCGGCTATAGCCATATCATTGCCGGTAGCCCTGGTTATAGCCCCTTATCTCAACGTCGCTCCCGAAGTTATTCTGTTTTCATCTTTAACGGTGGCAGGTATGCCGTTCCTGCTCCTCGTTGGAGCTGCTCCAAACGCTATTGCGTATGAGTCAAGGCAGTTCACCAGTGGAGAGTTCCTTCGCGCCGGACTTCCGGCATCGGCAATCCTGATGGTGGTACTGGCCATCTTCGTGAGATTTATCTGGCCCTGGATGGGTATGCCGGTCACCATGTAA
- a CDS encoding CBS domain-containing protein, with protein MTDKLAEDIMIPLEKYPHIPHWFTLRQAIAEIENAEIEINGRKSLPRALLVFDERYQLLGIVRRRDILRGLEPTFAHESAKTQRKLFDVDVDPDLLELSYTQDPEAFRKQAEQPISVVTKPIAATVSYDSHLAKIIHIMVNEDLHLLPVVKDNRVVGVVRSADVFHEVGKLLL; from the coding sequence ATGACCGACAAGTTGGCAGAGGATATCATGATCCCTCTGGAGAAATATCCGCACATTCCCCATTGGTTCACACTACGTCAGGCGATTGCGGAAATCGAGAACGCCGAGATCGAAATCAACGGCCGCAAGAGCCTTCCGCGCGCCCTCCTGGTTTTCGATGAGCGTTATCAACTGCTGGGAATCGTTCGGCGACGCGATATTCTGCGCGGGCTGGAGCCGACGTTCGCACATGAATCGGCCAAGACTCAGCGTAAGTTGTTCGATGTCGATGTTGATCCCGACTTGCTGGAACTGTCTTATACTCAGGATCCCGAAGCCTTTCGTAAACAAGCCGAGCAACCGATTAGTGTCGTGACCAAACCGATTGCCGCAACCGTGTCTTATGACAGCCATTTGGCGAAGATAATTCACATCATGGTCAACGAGGATTTGCATTTACTGCCGGTCGTGAAAGACAACCGTGTTGTCGGTGTAGTCCGCAGTGCTGATGTATTTCATGAGGTCGGCAAACTGCTTCTGTAA